GAAGCTTGGTAAGCCGCGGAAAAGTGAATACTTATGATTCCCTGGCTTAGCCACCGCCTGTTGCGCTGCCCGCACAATATTGTCGGGTGTCGGCTGATCCGGATTCCCCTGGCCTAAATTGATCACGTCATGACCCGCCGCAATCCGTGCATTGACATGTTTGACGAGGCTGGCAAAAAACTGCTTAGGCAGCGCTTGAAGCACCGCTGATTCTGAAAATGTCACTGGTCTGATTCCCCTTTTTAATGAGTTTGCATGGTTAGTGTGCCTGGCTTGCTTAATACAGTTCCAGCCGCCGATCCGTAAAGACCGGGATTTGTTGACGCGCGGCCGCAATCTGATCTAGATCGATGGTCACAACGCCGACTTGCGGCTGATCGTCCAGTTGCAACAGACGCTTGCCGAACGGATCAATCACCTGGCTTTGCCCGCCAAAATCGTTACCGGGATCTTGCCCAACCCGATTCACCGCCACCACAAAGGCCTGATTTTCGATGGCGCGAGTGGTCAATAACGCCGCGAACTGTGGCAAGCGCGGCGTCGGCCATTCAGCCGGCAGGAAAAACAGCTGCGTGCCATCACTGGCCATGCGGCGGAACCACTCCGGGAACCGCAAGTCATAGCAAATCGCCACACTGGCTGGCACCGCAAGCGTAAAGTGGTCAGCCTTGGATCCGGCAGTAATGAACTTTTCTTCATTCATCAGGCGAAAAAGATGCGCCTTCGCATACGACGCGAGCAAGTGGCCCTGGGCGTCCAGCGTCAAACTGCGATTGAAAAAATGATCATTTTCTGCCGTGGCGACCGAGCCACCCACAATCGTCAGATGATAGTGGCGCGCAAGATCGCTTAAAAAAGTCTGCGTCCGCAAGCCATCCGGATCGGCAAGCGTCTCCAGATGCTCAAGGTCATAACCGGTATTCCACATCTCCGGTAACACCACAACATCCGCTTTTTTTCGGGCTGCTTCGGCCACCGCATCGGCCACTGTTTGATAATTTTGCTCGGGTTGCCCAAAAGCAATGTCGATTTGCGCTAAAGCAAGTGTTAACTGAGTCATCTCAATCCCTCTTTTTTGATCGCGTCCACCTTTGACTCAGAAGGCGGGCACGATGGATCCTTTGAATTCCTTGGCAATATAATCCTTAATGGTTTTGCTCTGATAGTATTTCTTGATTTGCTTGATGACTTTATCATTTTGATGCTTGGTTTGTACAACAAAGTAGTTTGGATAAGGATTGTTCTTGGTTTTCTCATGATAAATCGCGTCTTGATTGATCGTGAGTCCGGAATCAAAAGCAAAATTCGTGTTGATGGCGGCTGCCGTCACGTCTTGTAAGTGCGTTGGCAATTGCGAAGCTTCCAGTTCTTCAATTTTTAGGCCCAGCGGATTCTCGACAACATCTG
Above is a window of Lacticaseibacillus casei DSM 20011 = JCM 1134 = ATCC 393 DNA encoding:
- a CDS encoding carbon-nitrogen family hydrolase is translated as MTQLTLALAQIDIAFGQPEQNYQTVADAVAEAARKKADVVVLPEMWNTGYDLEHLETLADPDGLRTQTFLSDLARHYHLTIVGGSVATAENDHFFNRSLTLDAQGHLLASYAKAHLFRLMNEEKFITAGSKADHFTLAVPASVAICYDLRFPEWFRRMASDGTQLFFLPAEWPTPRLPQFAALLTTRAIENQAFVVAVNRVGQDPGNDFGGQSQVIDPFGKRLLQLDDQPQVGVVTIDLDQIAAARQQIPVFTDRRLELY